The nucleotide sequence CATAGTCAGGCTGAGTGCAATCTTCCTTCCCCTGGAGTTGCATCATGGCTCTCTCCTTGTCCAGATAGGCACCCCGTACCAACTTCACCCCAAACGCCAGGCCAGCCTTGTGTGCAGCATCAGCATCCTGCTCCAGCCGTTCGTGAGTTTTCTGCAGGACGCACAGGCAGACTCAGGAGGGTCAGGGTGCTGGGTCCCCACCCACAGCCCTTTAGAGCACACTGCCCACCTTCAGATAGGCCTGGTAAGTGTTCCACACCCAGGGCCCGCCTTCCTCTGGTCTGTTCCAGCGCAAGGCCAGAGCAGCCACGAACAGGGAGAGGGCGGGGTTGATGAAAGTGTACTCCGCGTCCACCAGGAGCCTCACGTGCTGGGCCCGGGCATActgaagggggagagaaaggtgTCAGGGCCTGCAGTGTCCGCGAGGTGGGGAGCCAGGGCATCCACGTGTTACCTGGGCCACTTGATGTAAGCGATTGAGAGAGGCCTGCAGGTGCTGATTCTGTTCGGCATTGAGGTAGGAGACCTGCAGGTTCTAAGGGGCATTAGGGAAGGGGACAGTGCTCAGGACCACTGGCTCCCTCCAGGACCCAAGTCCCCTCTTTCCCAggtaaagtatgtgtgtgtgtgtctgtctgcctgtctgtctgtctgtctgtgaagaatttgtgAGAAATCAGAAAGTGACTCTCAGGGTGTAGTGGCCTGTGCTGCAATCTTGCGATTTGAGAGGCTGAAGAAGCCTGGGCTAGTCTATCCAGTGAGAAAGAaggagggccagcaagatggttcagtgccTGAGCCACCTGCTGcgaagcctgatgacccgagttcaagtcTCAGGACCCACGTGGCGGAAGGAGACAGCTGACTCCTCAAAGGTGTTTTCTGACCCCTCCACTCCATGCTTTGTCATGCGTGTttacaggggtgcacacacacacacatacacacacacatacacacacatacacacacatacacacacatacacacatacacacacacatacacacatacacacatacacatacacacatacacacatacacacacacatacacacacacatacacacatacacacacatacacacacacatacacacacacacatacacacacacatacacacacatatacacacatacacacacacatacacacacatacacacacatacacacacacatacacacacatacacacacacacatacacacacacatacacacacatacacacacatacacacacacatacacacacacatacacacacatacacacacacatacacacacacacatacacacacacacatacacacacacacacatacacacacatacatacacacacacacacatacacacacatacacacacatacacacacacacacatacacacacacacatacacacacacacacacacacacacacacaccaaagaaacaaacaaatgaaagcagtaaaattttaaaagataataaaaaagaaaagaaagagagagagtttagaAAGTcagagtgagacccagtctcaaagaagACATGGAACTATctcataaaccaggcatggcagtgcacacctgtaatcctatcaggagatggaggcaggaggatcgggagcTAAAGActatcctgggctacaaaatgagtgaaaggccagcctgggctatatgagccccaacctaaaaaataaataagtaaaaaagaaaagatcaaacaaaacaaaactaaccgTCAGACTGACGGGGATTCTGTAGTGATGGGAAGTCCCCATGTATGGAAGGGAATCTGTGTggtcctactgtgtgtgtttgctgaaGTTCATCAAGGCTTATCTTTGCCCCCCgcaggatctcatgtatcccaggctcaCCTAAATTTTCTGTGTAGTCAAGGAAAATCTCcagcttcttctccttctccctccacttcccaagtgctggtttgGAGGTGTTTATAGCCAAACCTGCTTTGATTTGTAGTTTTCATtcaacaaaaatctttttaacTCTTAAGACAAATCTAGCTTAAACAATTAGGAAGCTTTAACCCGCGTGCTTCACAGCCTGAAGCACTTGGTGCAGAAGTGAACTGACGTCAGCCACCCAGAAGCGTCACAAAGTAAGATGGGTCCATGGGCAGCAGGTGCCATTACCTCCCCCGCCCCAACTCTAGATTCTGTTTCCATGGATTCACCCCATGGCAGGTCAAAAAATTTCAGAAAAGCCTTGCAGAGCTGGAGACACCATGTCCTGCTttaccagaattcagttcccagcactaacGGCAGGAGACGGTGTGTCTCTCTAGCTTCTGGAGAGCTACCGCCCTCTTagggcctctgagggcactgcccacgtgtggtgcacacacatgcaatgaaaaataaagtgatttatttaaaaagaaaaagccagccgggcagtggtggtgcacacctttaatcccagcacctagtaggcagaggtagggggaaactctgcaagttagaggccagcttggtctccaaagtgaggtccaggacagccagaactacacagaggaaccctgtcttgaaaaacaaaacaagggctggagagatggctcagaggttcagagcactgactttccttccagaggtcctgagttcaattcccagcaaccacatggtggctcgcaaccatctgtaatgagatctggtgccctcttctggcatgtaggcacacatgcagacagaacattgtatacataataaataaatctgttagaaaaaaaatttaaaaaaaaaaaaagaaaaacaaaacaaaacaaataaaaagaaaaaagaaaaaagaaaaaggaaaaccctGCACCTACACTGAGCGTAGACAGTCGTATGCTGTCGTTATCCTCTGAGATGGTTAGAACAGTCAAGCTGAGAGACCAGCGTTCCGGGCATGCCTGTGGAGGATTGTCTTGTGTTGCCGTGGGGAGATCCACCCGCAGAGGTGGTGCACATTCCTTGGTGGGGATCCTGGACTGCACGATGGAGGGATGGAGCTAAGCAGCAGGAAACTAGCACCCGTGGCTCCCTGCTTTCTGACCCTAGATGCCGAGGGACCAACTGCTTCAACCTCCTGCCGCCCCGATCTCCCGTGATGACGGACTGCACCACACATTATGAAGCCCAGATCAACCCTCCTCCCTGCAGTTACTTTCACCAGAGTGGTTATTGCAGCAGCAGGATAGATGCTTAGACACATCCTCCCCGATGCCGCAGGGCGGCCGTTTGTGCAGTATTTGCGAGGATTAAAGGGCATGGGAGGATATGCGCAGCTTATAGGCAAATAATGCCAGGCCATTTCAAGTGTTGGTATCTAAAGGTGGTTTACTGGGATGGCAGTGTGGCTAAATGTTAAAGGTGGCAGGTGTGTGGGCGATCACTGCACAATgaactttttactttttagtCATTTTCCCTGCAGTGCTGAGGATAAACCCAGACCTTGTGAAgactaggcaagctctctattACATATCCAcagcccagcccctcactgggggattctaggcaggggctctaccactgagctacaccccagcccctcactgggggattctaggcaggggctctaccactgagttattcCCCCGACCTCTTACTGGTATATTCTAGGGAAATTCTACCCCCAGGCCTCATctgtagttcttgtttacttttgtttgcttgtttttgcacAGGACACCACTCTGTATCCCAGGATGGCTTTACACTGGAGATCTCACTTCaacctctgagtgctgggcttcTAGAAGTGTACAGTTATGCCTTGCTTGTTAACATTTTGTAACAAAAATTTCTCAAACtcatagaataataaaaaagaggccCAGTATAGTGgcaaatgcctataatcccagcactgaaaaagctgaggcaggagaattgtgtaTTCCGAACAGACTGGGCTACTGTAACCCTAGCAGGTTTTCAGGGATGGAGACCTGGGGATCCTGGGGCTCCTGTCAGCCAGTGTAGCCAttacagtgagctccaggttcagcgagagccTGCCTGTTAAAACATAAAATGGGACAGGCTGGTGTGCTGGCaaatgccttcaatcccagcacttgagaggcagaagcagactgatCTTTGTGAGATCCAccttagcctggtctacatgatgaattctaggacagccagggctatataaagagaccttgtctcaaaaacaaaacaaaacaaaacaaaaaaaatggagagtGAATAAGGAATGTACCTGTTTCCAGCCTCTGATGTCTACAGgtacatgcacatggacacatgcatgctcacacacacacacacacacacacacacacacagagagagagagagagagagagagagagagagaggatactgGAATAATAAggaatggaagaatgaatgaatgagtgagtgaatgaatgaatgaatgaatgacgcAAGGACTTCATCAGGGTCAGGCATGACTGCAAACATCAGTCATCTCAGGACTGGGGAGGCCAAgaaggaggattgcaagttccaggccaggctgggttaCATTGTAAGATCCTGCTtcataaaacaaagcaagacaagaGGAAGAGACACAGGGCTTAGAGCTGGTGCAGCAAGCACACACCAGTGTGGCCGCTGTTGACTGCAGCAAGCACACACCAGTGTGGCCGCTGATTgactaaaacatttttttctttaaaccagATACAATGGTACATGTCTGTATCTCTAGCAagttgggaggtgggggcaggaagatcaggagttcaaagtcatccttgactgTACAgagagctcaagaccagcctgagatacataagaccctgccttaaaaacaaaaccaccaccaccaaaaatacatagttttttgtttttaagttatgtgcatggtgttttgcctgcatgtttgtatgtgcactaTAGGTATGCCTGGTGTCCGTGGCAGTCGGGATTGAGGGCTGCATCCTCTGGAAGTGGGGTTAtgtgtggttgtgagccaccatgtgggtgctggaaacctgggtcctctgcaagagcaacaagtgttcttaaccactgaaccatctctccaccttGCGTTTTCGAGAAACgtttcactacatagcccaggctgacctcagagacttgatcctcctgcctcagcttcccaagtgctggcattagaaGTATGCCCTGCCATGCTCAGCAGCTGATCTCCTCCTGCCCTGTTCTCTGTGGAGAAAGTGCTGCTGTCCTGAGCCCCCTCTGGTAAGCCTCTCATCCAAGTCCCTCTCCCATGTGATCCATATTTATCCATGTCAACTATACCCTCAGTGACCGCCACCTCTGTTCCTTACCTTGCCTGAGTCCATAGCTTCTGCCAGTCTCTCAGGGCTCAGCTCCGAGGAGCCTGTTGACTTTTGGATCCAAGTCGATAGCTCCTTCTGAAATGGGGTGGTGGCTGAGGTGGGTGAGGGTAGCCTTGGGTAGCCACAcctgtgtccccctcccccatctcactTGTCACTTACACAAAGCCGAGGGCTGGTTAGCGCCGTCACCTTCAGCTGCATGAGGCTATTTCTGGCTGGGCCAGAGGTGTCCACGAGAGCTCGTGACAAGTCCACACAGCGCAGCATGGTGCTGAGGTTCCCCTCATACCAGGCCTCACTGCCCGGCCAGTGGAAGTCAGTTTCCAGAGCCTAGGGGTCCCCTTCCTACCCTCATCCCATCCTCCTTTGGCCCCGCCCTCTctctgctcacctggtcttggcAGTGGAGTCCGGTTCTTCCTCCGTGGGTActgccagcagaggcaggagtccTAGCGCCTGCAGCTGCTGGACGCAGCCCCTCACCTCCTCTGCTGTCTCCCCGGCCACAAACTGCCCATAGATGGATGCCCGGAGAAGTGCGCCCGAGAGACGGGAGCCCAGGAGTCGCTGAGACCAGGCCTGAAACTGGGTGATAGGGAGTGAGGGCTCAGAGCCAGGTCTGGGCAATTTAAGACCAGTCCTTGTGCCGGCTCCTCACCGCGAGTCCATGGGTAACCAATGGGGGCCAGGCGCACAGGCGAAGCACCAGCAAAGCCCGCGCCAGCTCCGCTGTTTTCTTGAGATGGAAGGCCCCACCATCAAAACGCAGGGGCTGCCAGTCAGCTGTAGAGGGTCTGGAGTGGCAGGAGAGCGGCAGACGTGTCCAGAGCATTGTTAAGTCCCTGGTCACACACCACCCCAGGGGCAGACAGCAGATCTACCAAATGCCCCTTGCCCAGCGAGGGGGCAGTGACTGATTAACTGTGCAAATCTTTAGGATAGCAGGCTCTTGGGGAGGGGGGCAGTTAATAATTAATAGTTAGGGACAGAGGTCAGAATAACAGTGTCAGGACAGGTAACCCCCCAGTGACAGACCCCAATAACCTTCAGTCTGACAGGCCGACAGATCTCAGGCGCCCAACTTGCACTGCTGAATAAGCGGCTGGACCCAAGAGCAGGGGACTCAAGTTCAAGTCAGTTGGGCTTTGCAGTCTCAGCAGAGCAACCTCGCCTCTTTTGTTGCAATCGGTTCTGTCTTCTAGGGAGCAGCAGGGTAGAGTTAATGCACACACTTAAAATGCGCATAGCCCACAGCCCTGTTATCCTTGCTAGACATGTAGTCTACAGAACGTGAGCATGggcatcagaaaaaaatgtccatAAGGACCTTAACCCCAAATGAAAGCAATCCAAATGTCCTCCAAATAGGCTGGATGATAACATCGAGGTGTACACAGAGGGACTCACGCAATGGACTACTCTgcggaaatgaaacaaaaaagaactctTCCTATGACACCaagtctttatttaattaaaattttatttgctttttattttatgtatttatgtattttgcctgcacgaATTTCTGAGTATCAGATGAATGCAGTGTTCATAatggccaaaagagggcatcagattcactggaactggagctacagaaggTTGTGGATGCCATGCGGGTGCTGAGAGCCTAACTTCAGAGCTCTGGGAGAAGCACTTTTAGCTATCAAGCTTCTAACTATCagcacatctctccagcccttgtttgttttctagatgcTTTTATCTGTCGAGTTTTTAGGTTTGCTCTGCAGAACCCTTTCATCCAATaacatgcctgcctgtctgtgttCCTGAGCGCAGACACCCACAGAGAGGCCTCAGatccttctggagctggagttacaggcaactgacatgagtctgggaactgaactcccgtcctctggaaaagcaaccagggctcacaacctctgagccatctctccaggcccattagagtattaaaacaaacaaaatataacctcactgtatagcccaggctggccctttGAACTtacagcaattctcctgtctcagcccagtctcccaagtgttgggattacagccatGCAACACCGTGCCCAAGATGGCTTTTTTTTCCATATGTGAACCCTGAGGATTCACAGACTAGAGACTCCTCAAATTCCACTGGATGCAATTCCTGTGGGACCACAGACACATTGAAACAAATAATAGCCTGGAGGAAGAAGTGTCCTGACATTGTGGCAGCAGCAAGCTGGGGCggtgccacaccaactccagtgtggtctgtgtgacatgacatatgtcattattcTGGACGGGAGCTATGTGtcccatgggactaggcttcctggaggtcaatggcagacagccCGGTATTAGCCACCGCTGAGGTATAGACAGGTTTCTCGGTTAGCTGACTATGCGGGATATGAGCTTTGCACaatttctttcataataatgatagtcTATATATCTataagacaaggatcattctcttcaggaacagctctgactacagcagaacctttgtcatacacagggtgtatgatgagcaaaggaatagatgggttaatgttgatggacaaagactgttatattatactctgaactttatggataggcttgctagaccccaacccccatgatgtctgctgcataagaaggtactaaaaagtatatttcagcaggtgcagagaactgattaggtatatttggtcagtAGATGaagtaaagggttaggaagaggaagggccatgagaGCGacaatgagacagaaactttctattcataagatgaaaccacttgtctgaggtttatgttctcaaggacaagatttcctcttctaaggatgttttatgtctaacacctgtcccTGGtaatgtgactaaaagaagctttcatactgtgccaactgTTGACACAtggccttctgatttgttctttgtttgattactataaaatgaaaacataaatgtaGTAAAAGTACAGCAGATTCCAAGCACtccttgtgtgttgtgtctgtcattcgccgaacttgtgccttcctgcataccaagaccctgcttctcccgCGGTCTGAGTGACTCCCCTGAGCTGGTCCGTGGCAGGGCGAGGGAGGGGGACGTTGAGAATGAGCCAGGTGCGGCGGCTCCcgcctccaatcccagcactgaggagggtGAAGAAGGAGTGTCACCTTGGAACCGTGCCtcaaaaaggcaaataaaaccaaaagcagCAAATGAAATAGGCTGGCgtgcaggctgctcttccagaggacccgggtttggttcccagaacccaca is from Microtus pennsylvanicus isolate mMicPen1 chromosome 1, mMicPen1.hap1, whole genome shotgun sequence and encodes:
- the Prodh2 gene encoding hydroxyproline dehydrogenase: MLWTRLPLSCHSRPSTADWQPLRFDGGAFHLKKTAELARALLVLRLCAWPPLVTHGLAFQAWSQRLLGSRLSGALLRASIYGQFVAGETAEEVRGCVQQLQALGLLPLLAVPTEEEPDSTAKTSEAWYEGNLSTMLRCVDLSRALVDTSGPARNSLMQLKVTALTSPRLCKELSTWIQKSTGSSELSPERLAEAMDSGKNLQVSYLNAEQNQHLQASLNRLHQVAQYARAQHVRLLVDAEYTFINPALSLFVAALALRWNRPEEGGPWVWNTYQAYLKKTHERLEQDADAAHKAGLAFGVKLVRGAYLDKERAMMQLQGKEDCTQPDYEATSRSYSRCLELMLCRVSQHGPLCHLMVASHNEESVLQATKRMWELGIPLDGPVCFGQLLGMCDHVSLALGQAGYLVYKSIPYGCLEEVIPYLIRRAQENRSVLQGARREQALLSQELWRRLLGRKA